From the Desulfovibrio sp. JY genome, one window contains:
- a CDS encoding phosphoenolpyruvate carboxykinase (ATP) yields the protein MASRASHDYYRDDMTRMPPLRSIAQTLCLDRRVRKVTAAEAYALAREQHDVMDTDLPIYPPAARRLGLPEGATVIDNCHGRIVGRTAKARRFYNRMEPTERRKVEADLREAVYDMQRYPLIKAEAILGLDADLMLKATLVTTEDDAVNVFNWLANFTPYEELAAVYAKSPALPIPDILVVGFNQWTTTDPYYHNEGGAQLALVDEEANVIFNLGMRYFGERKKGTLTLAWTSGMRLGMAACHGGIKEMDFSGCKDPDVKAKGKRSIAFFGLSGTGKSSHTNSHDNGGTLPAGFSKVVLHDDAFQIDCAGKVCRVWEPTLFDKTDSRPLGHPDWRYTISAMNLALTESDGKVLPLGQDVRNPNGRALIDRDLLGAYVNRCAFPDIMVWLMKDTCLPPVVRFADRGLAVAMGASLMTRRNLAENVSEDELKKLVFEPFANPFRVYELWKDVEAFLNVFVAGAVGYAFNSVGFWKSSDRDLRKIPLATSLTLQTALLLDQLAWRDWDLLPGAQIPERESVERLLPGYAATYDPENVENRDRYLETLKDRFHQRRVFLQNSDLHNRPELLMKLVNALMARA from the coding sequence ATGGCCAGCCGCGCCAGTCATGATTACTACCGCGACGACATGACCAGGATGCCGCCGCTGCGCTCCATCGCCCAAACGCTTTGCCTGGATCGCCGCGTGCGCAAGGTCACGGCAGCCGAGGCCTATGCCTTGGCCAGAGAGCAGCATGACGTCATGGACACGGACCTGCCGATCTATCCCCCGGCGGCCCGGCGTCTGGGCCTGCCCGAAGGCGCGACGGTCATCGACAACTGCCACGGCCGCATCGTCGGCCGCACGGCCAAGGCCAGGCGCTTTTACAACCGCATGGAGCCGACCGAGCGGCGCAAGGTGGAGGCGGACCTGCGCGAGGCCGTCTACGATATGCAGCGCTATCCGCTGATCAAGGCCGAGGCCATTCTCGGCCTCGACGCCGACCTCATGCTCAAGGCCACCCTCGTGACTACCGAGGACGACGCGGTCAACGTCTTCAACTGGCTGGCCAACTTCACCCCGTACGAAGAGCTGGCCGCGGTCTACGCCAAAAGCCCGGCGCTGCCGATCCCCGACATCCTGGTCGTGGGCTTCAACCAGTGGACCACGACTGACCCGTACTATCACAACGAGGGCGGCGCCCAACTGGCCCTGGTCGACGAGGAAGCCAACGTCATCTTCAACCTCGGCATGCGCTATTTCGGCGAACGCAAGAAGGGCACCCTGACCCTGGCCTGGACCTCGGGCATGCGGCTCGGCATGGCCGCCTGCCACGGCGGCATCAAGGAGATGGACTTTTCCGGCTGCAAGGACCCGGACGTCAAGGCCAAGGGCAAGCGTTCCATCGCCTTTTTCGGCCTTTCCGGCACGGGCAAGTCGTCCCACACCAATTCCCACGACAACGGCGGCACGCTGCCGGCGGGCTTTTCCAAGGTGGTGCTCCACGACGACGCCTTCCAGATCGACTGCGCCGGCAAGGTCTGCCGGGTCTGGGAGCCCACGCTGTTCGACAAGACCGACTCCCGGCCGCTGGGGCATCCGGACTGGCGCTACACGATTTCGGCCATGAACCTGGCCCTCACCGAATCCGACGGCAAGGTGCTGCCGCTCGGGCAGGACGTGCGCAACCCCAACGGCCGGGCGCTCATCGACCGCGACCTGCTCGGGGCCTACGTCAACCGTTGCGCCTTTCCCGACATCATGGTCTGGCTCATGAAGGACACCTGCCTGCCGCCGGTGGTGCGTTTCGCCGACCGGGGGCTGGCCGTGGCCATGGGCGCATCGCTGATGACCCGGCGCAACCTGGCCGAGAACGTCAGCGAGGACGAACTCAAAAAGCTCGTTTTCGAGCCCTTCGCCAACCCCTTCCGGGTCTATGAGCTGTGGAAGGACGTGGAGGCGTTCCTGAACGTGTTCGTGGCCGGCGCCGTGGGCTACGCCTTCAATTCCGTGGGCTTTTGGAAGTCGTCGGACAGGGACCTGCGCAAGATTCCGCTGGCCACCTCGCTGACCCTGCAAACCGCCCTGCTCCTCGACCAGCTTGCCTGGCGCGACTGGGACCTGCTCCCCGGCGCCCAGATTCCGGAAAGGGAAAGCGTGGAACGGCTCCTGCCGGGCTATGCCGCGACCTACGATCCCGAGAACGTGGAAAACCGCGACCGTTATCTGGAAACCCTCAAAGACCGGTTTCACCAGCGCCGGGTGTTCTTGCAGAATTCCGACTTGCACAACAGGCCGGAACTCCTCATGAAGCTTGTCAACGCGCTTATGGCCCGGGCATAA
- a CDS encoding sigma 54-interacting transcriptional regulator, which translates to MIDPLTSFDSAGPAFYRALSRIAAVTGPGRAVRRGLENALAILVETLGYRRACLELHDLPQEGARIILSHGKDQGLDHLYGPAPLSTGQVIGSRRALVLQDIKDHPDFLGRPPEELTSLSYICVPVTVPEPDGQVEGFEPVSRTGVVGALSVDLPKAPMVFLEAQREFLSVVGAVIGNSALRLSDELARSRRRTSAVPQASEAKPEPVAPSVESESIAPVAASKSMRLVLRQIAQAADAGDPVLLRGEEGTGKETLARFLHAQGDRRHRPFVRLACGDKPSEAVLEALFGVQKGERSKATRSRRGIFELAAGGIVFLDDIDELPISAQKQVLRIIQEGFVERLGGDAPVPVDARMVAATRTSLEDALARNEFLEDLYYALGVFSIFVPPLRERTGDILPLAERFLEEFSRRTGNNVRRISTPAIDLLNQYHWPGNVRELAHCMERAATLCDEAVLRTYHLPPTLQTGESSDTEPSLSFGEAVADFETELLVEALKKAKGNMYQAARNLRESYRVVNYKVKKYGIDPKRFTPGRHS; encoded by the coding sequence GTGATCGATCCGCTCACTTCCTTCGACAGCGCCGGTCCGGCCTTCTACCGGGCGCTTTCGCGCATCGCGGCCGTAACGGGCCCCGGTCGGGCCGTGCGCAGGGGACTCGAAAACGCCCTGGCCATTCTGGTCGAGACCCTGGGCTACCGGCGCGCCTGCCTGGAACTGCACGACCTGCCCCAGGAAGGTGCGCGCATCATCCTGTCCCACGGCAAAGACCAGGGGCTGGACCATCTCTATGGCCCGGCCCCGCTGTCCACCGGCCAGGTCATCGGTTCCAGGCGAGCCCTGGTGCTCCAGGACATCAAGGACCACCCGGACTTCCTGGGCCGCCCTCCCGAGGAGCTGACCAGCCTGTCCTACATCTGCGTGCCGGTGACCGTGCCCGAGCCGGATGGCCAGGTCGAGGGCTTCGAGCCGGTCAGCCGCACCGGCGTGGTCGGGGCGCTCAGCGTCGATCTGCCCAAGGCGCCCATGGTCTTTCTGGAAGCCCAGCGGGAATTTCTGAGCGTGGTCGGCGCGGTCATCGGCAACAGCGCCTTGCGCCTGAGCGATGAGCTGGCCCGATCCCGTCGGCGTACGTCGGCCGTCCCCCAGGCGTCCGAGGCCAAGCCGGAACCGGTGGCGCCGTCGGTCGAAAGCGAAAGCATCGCGCCCGTGGCCGCCTCCAAAAGCATGCGTCTGGTGTTGCGCCAGATCGCCCAGGCGGCGGACGCCGGCGACCCGGTGCTCCTGCGCGGCGAGGAAGGTACGGGCAAGGAAACCCTGGCTCGCTTCCTGCACGCCCAGGGCGACCGTCGCCATCGTCCCTTCGTGCGTCTGGCCTGCGGCGACAAGCCGTCGGAAGCCGTGCTGGAGGCGCTTTTCGGCGTGCAAAAGGGCGAGCGCTCCAAGGCCACCCGCTCCCGCCGGGGTATTTTCGAGCTGGCGGCCGGCGGCATCGTCTTTCTCGACGACATCGATGAACTGCCCATAAGCGCCCAGAAACAGGTGCTGCGCATCATCCAGGAGGGATTCGTGGAACGGCTCGGCGGCGACGCGCCGGTGCCCGTGGATGCCCGCATGGTGGCCGCGACCCGCACCTCCCTGGAAGACGCCCTGGCCAGGAACGAATTCCTGGAGGACCTCTATTACGCCCTGGGCGTTTTCTCGATCTTCGTGCCGCCGCTTCGGGAACGCACCGGCGACATCCTGCCCCTGGCCGAGCGCTTTCTGGAGGAATTCTCCCGCCGCACGGGCAACAACGTGCGCCGCATCTCCACCCCGGCCATCGATCTGCTCAACCAGTACCATTGGCCGGGAAACGTCCGCGAGCTGGCCCATTGCATGGAGCGGGCCGCCACCTTGTGCGACGAGGCCGTGCTGCGCACCTACCACCTGCCTCCGACGCTGCAGACCGGGGAATCCTCGGACACGGAACCGTCCCTGTCCTTTGGCGAGGCCGTGGCCGATTTCGAGACCGAGCTGCTGGTGGAAGCCCTGAAAAAGGCCAAGGGCAACATGTACCAGGCCGCGCGCAACCTGCGCGAGAGCTACCGGGTGGTCAACTACAAGGTCAAGAAGTACGGTATCGACCCCAAGCGTTTCACCCCCGGTCGCCACAGCTAA
- a CDS encoding indolepyruvate oxidoreductase subunit beta: protein MNRARIFLTGVGGQGTLTATTLLARTALAAGLPVTAGEIHGMAQRGGVVESTILIGGYKSPVISKGEADVLLGFELLETLRALPMLKRGGVVVGNSESVQPVGVCLGRECYPPLDAVLETARGFAARVVMVPCISLAEQAGTAKAANMVLIAAAAACGALPFGVDALIRSVEKYLKPKIVPLNLKALELGAAAAATGQAA from the coding sequence ATGAACCGCGCGCGCATTTTCCTCACCGGCGTCGGCGGCCAGGGAACCCTCACCGCCACCACCCTGCTCGCCCGCACCGCCCTGGCCGCGGGACTTCCCGTCACGGCCGGCGAAATCCACGGCATGGCCCAACGCGGCGGCGTGGTGGAGTCGACCATCCTGATCGGCGGCTACAAAAGCCCGGTCATTTCCAAGGGCGAGGCCGACGTGCTGCTCGGCTTCGAACTGCTCGAAACCCTGCGCGCCCTGCCGATGCTTAAGCGCGGCGGGGTCGTGGTCGGCAACAGCGAATCCGTCCAGCCGGTCGGCGTGTGCCTGGGCCGGGAATGCTACCCGCCTCTCGACGCCGTGCTCGAGACCGCCCGTGGCTTCGCCGCCCGGGTGGTCATGGTGCCCTGCATCAGCCTGGCCGAGCAGGCCGGCACGGCCAAGGCCGCCAACATGGTGCTGATCGCGGCGGCGGCGGCCTGCGGCGCGCTGCCTTTTGGCGTCGACGCCCTGATCCGGTCCGTGGAGAAATATTTGAAACCCAAGATCGTCCCGCTCAACCTCAAGGCTCTCGAGCTTGGGGCTGCGGCCGCCGCCACAGGTCAAGCCGCGTGA
- the iorA gene encoding indolepyruvate ferredoxin oxidoreductase subunit alpha: MGKELLTAAAGETLLLLGNEAIARGALEGGVRFVTCYPGTPSSEVPDTFFRLSKDGPYYFEYSVNEKVALEVAGGATLAGLPALVTMKHVGVNVAADPLMTLAYVTAPGGLILLSADDPGCHSSQNEQDNRIYARLGGLPCFEPATAQECKDMARDALLLSRSLEAPVLLRTTTRVNHVRGPVTFGALPDTPAAKLFAKNPAKYVPLPASARPMHVRLLERLEKAREAAETSPYNTERGTGEVGFIASGAARNYLADVLEEDGLEGTVRVLDLGMSYPLPENRIAEFLGKCRKVVIVEELEPVLENEIRALAQKRGISVEIIGKGPHLPRLGEYATVNVRAAVNATLGRETAAVETLSVPVDLPKRPPNLCAGCPHRAAYYAVREVFGDEAVYSSDIGCYTLGFLPPFRAADFLLCMGSSISAGAGFARASGKPVVAFIGDSTFFHSGITGLIDAVAYNHDILIVILDNRTTAMTGHQPNPGVDTTIFGENPNPVDLSALIRACGITPVKVNPLNHKATIAALTEFAGQSGPRVLIAEYPCPIHARRVGQAKKTPPARVTGDPAACLTVRDTLACPAFAMVEGVFTINAEQCDGCMYCVQLSADIKPGKKEAR; encoded by the coding sequence GTGGGTAAGGAATTATTGACCGCGGCAGCCGGAGAGACGCTGCTTCTGCTTGGCAACGAGGCCATCGCGCGCGGCGCCCTCGAGGGGGGGGTCCGGTTCGTGACCTGCTATCCGGGCACGCCCTCGTCCGAGGTGCCGGACACGTTTTTCCGCTTGTCCAAGGACGGCCCCTACTACTTCGAGTATTCGGTCAACGAGAAAGTGGCCCTCGAAGTGGCCGGCGGCGCGACCCTGGCCGGGCTGCCCGCCCTGGTGACCATGAAGCACGTCGGCGTCAACGTGGCGGCCGACCCGCTCATGACCCTGGCTTACGTCACGGCTCCGGGCGGGCTGATCCTGCTTTCGGCCGACGACCCGGGCTGCCATTCCTCGCAAAACGAGCAGGACAACCGCATCTACGCGCGCCTCGGCGGGCTGCCCTGCTTCGAGCCGGCCACGGCCCAGGAATGCAAGGACATGGCCCGCGACGCCCTGCTCCTTTCCCGAAGCCTCGAAGCGCCGGTGCTTTTGCGCACCACCACCCGCGTCAACCACGTACGCGGCCCCGTGACCTTCGGCGCCTTGCCGGACACGCCGGCCGCAAAGCTCTTTGCGAAGAATCCGGCCAAGTACGTGCCGTTGCCCGCCTCGGCCCGGCCCATGCATGTGCGCCTGCTCGAACGCCTGGAAAAGGCGCGCGAGGCGGCCGAAACCTCGCCCTACAACACCGAGCGCGGCACGGGCGAGGTCGGCTTCATCGCCTCGGGCGCGGCCCGCAATTACCTCGCCGACGTGCTGGAGGAAGACGGGCTGGAAGGCACGGTGCGCGTGCTCGATCTGGGCATGAGCTATCCGCTGCCGGAAAACCGCATCGCCGAGTTCCTGGGCAAATGCCGCAAGGTGGTCATCGTCGAGGAACTGGAGCCGGTGCTGGAAAACGAGATCCGCGCCCTGGCCCAGAAACGCGGCATCAGTGTGGAAATTATCGGCAAGGGGCCGCACCTGCCGCGCCTTGGCGAATACGCCACGGTCAACGTGCGCGCCGCGGTCAATGCCACCCTCGGCCGCGAGACCGCCGCCGTCGAAACCCTGTCCGTGCCGGTCGACCTGCCGAAGCGCCCGCCGAACCTGTGCGCCGGCTGCCCCCACCGGGCCGCCTACTACGCCGTGCGCGAAGTCTTCGGCGACGAGGCCGTCTATTCCTCGGACATCGGCTGCTACACGCTCGGGTTTTTGCCGCCTTTCCGGGCCGCCGACTTTCTGCTCTGCATGGGCTCGTCGATCTCCGCCGGCGCGGGTTTCGCCCGGGCCTCGGGCAAGCCGGTGGTGGCCTTTATCGGCGACTCCACCTTCTTTCATTCCGGCATCACGGGCCTTATCGACGCCGTGGCCTACAACCACGACATCCTGATCGTGATCCTGGACAACCGCACCACGGCCATGACCGGCCACCAGCCAAACCCAGGCGTCGACACCACCATCTTCGGGGAAAACCCCAATCCGGTGGACCTTTCGGCGCTGATCAGGGCCTGCGGCATCACCCCGGTCAAGGTCAACCCGCTCAACCACAAGGCGACCATCGCGGCGCTTACGGAATTCGCCGGCCAGTCCGGCCCCCGCGTGCTCATCGCCGAATATCCCTGCCCCATCCACGCCCGCCGCGTGGGCCAGGCCAAAAAGACCCCGCCCGCCCGGGTGACCGGCGATCCGGCCGCCTGCCTCACCGTGCGCGACACTCTGGCCTGCCCGGCCTTTGCCATGGTAGAGGGCGTTTTCACCATCAACGCCGAACAATGCGACGGCTGCATGTACTGCGTGCAGCTCTCTGCCGATATCAAGCCCGGCAAGAAGGAGGCCCGATGA
- a CDS encoding tetratricopeptide repeat protein, whose protein sequence is MTDSSAPQDGKTVNDINSLLEMPIRYWKQCLTAVIVIVAAAGGYALYGTYQKSQVAKAESELGAIVTSKSGAERLKALEALAKSAPAGARDGINLEIAKAAQDQGDYAKAATAWQVVSKSAPAGMKTVATLGYATALSKSGQDAKAVEVLENLSVTAPKAFTMTVDQQLAVTAEAAGQWQKALSAFERLKAGGHITNAAFIDTKISELKAKAESTAKKKS, encoded by the coding sequence ATGACTGATTCTTCTGCGCCGCAAGACGGTAAAACCGTCAACGACATCAACTCCTTGCTGGAGATGCCCATCCGCTACTGGAAGCAATGCCTGACCGCCGTGATCGTCATCGTCGCCGCCGCCGGCGGCTACGCCCTGTACGGTACGTATCAGAAAAGCCAGGTCGCAAAAGCCGAGAGCGAACTGGGCGCCATCGTCACCTCCAAAAGCGGCGCCGAGCGCTTAAAGGCCCTGGAAGCCCTGGCCAAGTCCGCCCCGGCCGGCGCCCGCGACGGCATCAACCTGGAGATCGCCAAGGCCGCCCAGGATCAGGGCGACTACGCCAAGGCGGCCACCGCCTGGCAGGTCGTGTCCAAGTCCGCCCCGGCCGGCATGAAGACCGTCGCCACCCTGGGCTACGCCACGGCCCTGTCCAAGTCCGGCCAGGATGCCAAGGCCGTGGAAGTGCTCGAAAACCTGAGCGTCACCGCGCCCAAGGCCTTCACCATGACCGTTGACCAGCAGCTGGCCGTCACGGCCGAAGCCGCCGGGCAGTGGCAAAAAGCCCTGTCCGCCTTCGAGCGGCTCAAGGCCGGCGGTCACATTACCAACGCCGCCTTCATCGACACCAAGATCAGCGAACTCAAGGCCAAGGCCGAAAGCACGGCCAAGAAAAAGAGCTGA
- a CDS encoding chemotaxis protein — MSQTNILLEAGTNELEIVEFFIDEPAPSSFTGDTPDASGKYRGYYGVNVAKVLEIIRLPKITAMPEVSHPSVLGAFNLRNHIIPLVDLSVWLDKTRQETDSPKVIVTEFNNVTTSFLVSGVTRIHRMSWEAVEPPNRYVSKMSGDCITGVVKLEDRIVFLLDLEKIVADLNPNLGLRLDMSIQWDSSSRYRALVADDSVLVREMLKDLLQKAGFDVTAVQNGREAWELLLQIKGKSEAESRPLSDYIHVMVADIEMPAMDGHNLTKRIKEDPSLKQLPVILFSSLITDKLRHKGEAVGADDQISKPDVSQLAMRAKALIEQKIGAQTAA; from the coding sequence ATGTCCCAGACCAATATTCTGCTCGAAGCCGGCACCAATGAGCTGGAAATCGTGGAGTTTTTCATCGACGAACCAGCTCCCTCCTCGTTCACCGGCGATACGCCGGATGCTTCCGGCAAGTATCGCGGCTATTACGGGGTCAATGTGGCCAAGGTACTGGAGATCATCCGGCTGCCCAAGATCACGGCCATGCCCGAGGTTTCCCATCCGAGCGTGCTTGGCGCGTTCAACCTGCGCAACCACATCATCCCGCTGGTCGATCTGAGCGTGTGGCTCGACAAGACGCGCCAGGAGACGGACTCGCCCAAGGTCATCGTCACGGAGTTCAACAACGTCACCACCTCCTTTCTCGTTTCCGGCGTCACCCGCATCCACCGCATGAGCTGGGAGGCCGTGGAGCCGCCCAATCGCTACGTGTCCAAGATGAGCGGCGACTGCATCACCGGCGTGGTCAAGCTCGAGGACCGCATCGTCTTTCTGCTCGACCTGGAAAAAATCGTGGCCGACCTCAACCCGAACCTCGGCCTGCGCCTGGACATGAGCATTCAATGGGACTCCTCCAGCCGCTACCGGGCGCTGGTGGCCGACGATTCGGTGCTGGTGCGCGAGATGTTAAAGGACCTGCTGCAAAAGGCGGGCTTCGACGTCACGGCCGTGCAGAACGGCCGCGAAGCCTGGGAACTACTGTTGCAGATCAAGGGGAAATCCGAGGCCGAGAGCCGGCCGCTGAGCGACTACATCCACGTCATGGTGGCCGATATCGAGATGCCGGCCATGGACGGCCACAACCTGACCAAACGCATCAAGGAAGACCCTTCCCTCAAGCAGTTGCCCGTGATCCTTTTCTCTTCGCTCATTACGGACAAGCTGCGTCACAAGGGCGAGGCCGTGGGCGCGGACGACCAGATTTCCAAGCCGGACGTCAGCCAACTGGCCATGCGGGCCAAGGCGCTGATCGAGCAGAAAATCGGGGCGCAAACCGCCGCCTGA
- the ispH gene encoding 4-hydroxy-3-methylbut-2-enyl diphosphate reductase, translating into MKLLRAETAGFCMGVDLALKKLAALIVPPGDSQETGPGTVLLTFGPIIHNPQVLAEYAAKGVRVVNDPADIPAGATVVIRAHGIPEPVRQKIMARGARLVDATCPKVKKAQTLISAQANLGKELLLFGEADHPEVKGLLSYATAGARVFGSLEELESLDLAEGPTYFLAAQTTQDEMEFLRIRDFLKDRFGPGLTVLSTICNATMNRQQEAMDLAASVDFMVVVGGRESGNTRRLAQVARTAGTPCVHVETAEELSPDMVAGKRIIGLTAGASTPKKIIDSVQQVLEAF; encoded by the coding sequence ATGAAACTGTTGCGCGCCGAAACCGCCGGCTTCTGCATGGGTGTGGACCTGGCGCTTAAAAAGCTGGCCGCCCTCATCGTCCCGCCGGGAGATTCGCAAGAAACCGGCCCGGGCACCGTGCTCCTCACCTTCGGTCCCATCATCCACAACCCGCAGGTGCTGGCGGAGTACGCGGCCAAGGGCGTGCGCGTGGTCAACGATCCGGCCGACATCCCGGCCGGGGCCACGGTCGTCATCCGCGCCCACGGCATTCCCGAACCGGTGCGCCAAAAAATCATGGCCCGGGGAGCCAGGCTCGTGGACGCCACCTGCCCCAAGGTGAAAAAGGCCCAGACGCTCATCTCCGCCCAGGCGAATCTGGGCAAGGAGTTGCTCCTTTTCGGCGAGGCGGACCATCCCGAGGTCAAGGGACTTTTAAGCTACGCCACGGCCGGTGCCCGCGTCTTCGGCTCCCTGGAGGAACTCGAAAGCCTGGATCTGGCCGAGGGGCCGACCTATTTCCTGGCCGCCCAGACCACCCAGGACGAAATGGAGTTCCTGCGCATCCGCGATTTCCTGAAGGACCGGTTCGGCCCGGGGCTCACCGTGCTGTCCACGATCTGCAACGCCACCATGAACCGCCAGCAGGAGGCCATGGATCTGGCCGCCAGCGTCGACTTCATGGTCGTGGTCGGCGGCCGGGAGTCAGGCAATACCAGACGGCTGGCCCAGGTGGCCCGGACCGCCGGCACCCCCTGCGTCCATGTCGAGACGGCCGAGGAGCTTTCCCCGGACATGGTCGCCGGCAAACGCATAATCGGCTTGACAGCCGGCGCTTCAACACCCAAAAAAATCATTGACAGCGTGCAACAGGTGCTGGAAGCGTTTTAA
- a CDS encoding tRNA-dihydrouridine synthase family protein → MPPLPIAPNDPWLAPLAGFSDLPFRLLCRELGASVAVTEMVSAKGLFYDSRNTKRLLATTPPDAPLVVQLFGADPDYLSRAVTALSGEGYAFFDLNCGCSVRKVVKTGAGAALLGDPDRLVACARAMVDAAGDGRVGVKLRLGPKPPDFPALSLRDRLTAAGVAWLTLHPRHASQGFSGQAGWDRLADFAAEATVPVLASGDLMTADDAADCLARTGATGVMYARGALADPRVFTRHANLLRAGQGLPERALPPLCDVIRRHAALCRAYADDRRALLRMRTAVPRYLRELPGCRALRDRLCHCTSWKELDAIIDAAERLSHESAATTGDAV, encoded by the coding sequence ATGCCGCCGCTTCCCATTGCCCCAAACGACCCGTGGCTGGCCCCGCTGGCCGGGTTTTCCGATCTGCCCTTCCGGCTGTTGTGCCGGGAGTTGGGCGCTTCCGTGGCCGTGACCGAAATGGTCAGCGCCAAGGGGCTTTTCTACGATTCCCGCAACACCAAGCGGCTGCTGGCCACCACGCCCCCGGACGCGCCGCTGGTGGTCCAGCTGTTCGGGGCCGACCCGGACTACCTGTCCCGGGCCGTGACCGCGCTGTCCGGGGAAGGATACGCCTTTTTCGACCTCAACTGCGGCTGTTCGGTGCGCAAGGTGGTGAAAACCGGGGCCGGGGCCGCCCTGCTCGGCGATCCGGACCGGCTCGTGGCCTGCGCCCGGGCCATGGTCGACGCCGCCGGAGATGGCCGGGTGGGCGTCAAGCTGCGCCTTGGCCCCAAGCCGCCCGACTTTCCCGCCCTGTCCCTGCGCGACCGGCTGACTGCGGCGGGCGTGGCCTGGCTTACCCTGCACCCCCGCCATGCCAGCCAGGGTTTTTCGGGCCAGGCCGGTTGGGACCGGCTGGCCGATTTCGCAGCCGAGGCCACGGTGCCGGTCCTGGCCAGCGGCGACCTCATGACGGCCGACGACGCAGCGGATTGCCTGGCGCGCACCGGCGCGACGGGAGTCATGTATGCCCGGGGAGCCTTGGCCGACCCGCGCGTTTTCACCCGTCACGCCAATCTGTTGCGGGCCGGTCAGGGCCTGCCCGAACGTGCGCTCCCGCCACTATGCGACGTCATCCGCCGCCACGCCGCCCTGTGCCGCGCGTATGCCGACGACCGGCGGGCGCTCCTGCGCATGCGCACGGCCGTGCCCCGCTATCTGCGCGAACTTCCTGGCTGCCGCGCCTTGCGGGACAGGCTGTGTCACTGTACATCCTGGAAAGAACTTGACGCCATCATCGACGCGGCCGAACGCCTAAGCCACGAATCCGCCGCGACAACCGGAGACGCCGTATGA
- a CDS encoding DUF3096 domain-containing protein, translated as MQMFVSLQPVMALIAGILILIMPRLLNYIVAIYLIIVGILGLTHGRF; from the coding sequence ATGCAGATGTTCGTTTCGTTGCAGCCCGTCATGGCGCTCATCGCCGGCATATTGATCCTGATCATGCCGCGCCTGCTCAACTATATCGTGGCCATCTACCTCATCATCGTAGGCATTTTGGGCCTGACCCACGGCCGATTCTGA